The Chiroxiphia lanceolata isolate bChiLan1 chromosome 12, bChiLan1.pri, whole genome shotgun sequence genome window below encodes:
- the TP53BP1 gene encoding TP53-binding protein 1 isoform X2, with protein sequence MERGGGGGGSGSGSGSQLDPGFSQQDTPRLIVEDSQPQGAGAEADAEQAWLGVLARRLPARRSPSPVLEIVCDPIGSRAPRGGGADRERPAEPMESPARLGAADPRGCVAEEAPSPGGESSVLGKAGERGEGDVEDCAASPCAEDTGTSQLQFGALELSQSQDFESNFVPNEGDARHQLHSGAAVLSSGLVENESKDELHRDSMETVSSTEAHTALKSQTEKSERTLQEAEEDIRKKTPLSDPSKTEKSLNSGHEESDILSTQEEMFPENNAAGSGCPITGVEEGSSLVCTPARSLQVLQLSGQAVLVQEGHSIFSSGLVIPPPVAFGPSALVPSSPTEQEQGKEGRELMQRQRGDMLVEMTSPCIPPRPLVQPQASTPVSQSAPAFFPESGSVPVPSQPEFSHDIFVPTQSPEKKHEGEEKTAALTPLCLPGDLSGPTGALSKISTGDSASKPSESCKLTLSASGCSQPTNTDISSGSLNTGQDSETAQVERISECKASDLRLCSVENNKIKLKVNAGDQALSENCEKARTEDEWAAGVPIGQFVSAGVAGDGSLAPAAHREIECVSGNQAAADQSGLPEILSDAQGREVQSEVFPLEETYEPEAVPETQCEEREEKMQVKEKQVNEDGSLVNMTLSQRFILEREGQCHEDMEVEFADDSCKKRKKLFDQAQDLEEVGPEGQGKKSSKGCTFDTGEAKNLDKLSSKAVAENIPKLNKVLAEPSVGELLDQHNNLCPKIKSDVQSEVALCAKKHPGCSELGQIMIISNQPPLQERGIETRVVQHENQVPKSKEDTVMTRNLEQEEQMQPEKEKTAKSPSPSSGTTFHLNLPKEGDIIQPLTSITPPLTGHLKMGPRRHSTPIVDGSCPDSTIVTSDVTAESTMGTDNVTVESAVVSADVSEVCEKGELGAVPDSDAKLSLRMNLVTPVNDGSEESLPFSLEKPTGSDRKDGSSAAARTAASSQKASSVFSRVCEVRREDEARGHGLSTSPYRGNLFMFPGTEEDAELHTNPHDWQYQQHKADDSGGQIPIPQRTQQDCCQQSPGAEDGESMETDIMSTQAEEGRRMQRKQSKAVKTDQSQERWQNTKNKGIQTTADCLFTLTTVTTSTQTSDEICKQVEMGTSMSGQRPGRRDVNVQTDKSGEKLVNASGDDTDPLHSQGEEEFNLLHLPKGHVHHRHVRTIREVRTVVTRVITDVYYISGAEVERKVVEETAEPVVERQECEIDASFSCRTAVGLSLTSGDLGDVSSFSSKASSLHQTSSGASSGHSATHSSSSSGRGTGTVKGKACGTETGEFALPTGRGILGRLSPRKGAGQPASPLRVSQMGALPCEEEEDSMTGSRQCGRAPVTPRGRGRRGRPPSRTTGTRDLAGLPGVEDVSTMASPEKKSLTHSVRLPGGGEKSDTSGFCALRRSDSPEIPLQAMTGPLDCADSSSGSSFVGLRVVAKWSSNGYFYSGRITQDVGAGKYKLLFDDGHECDVLGKDILLCDPIPRETEVTALSEDEYFSAGVVKQHREVSGELYYCIEKEGQRKWYKRRAVILSLEQGNKLREQFGLGPYEPVTPLTKAADISLDNLVEGKRKRRSNFGSPSTSSSSTTPTRKGQESPRIPPGTLSGKRKLVASEDERSPAKRGRKSATIKPGAVRAGEFVSTCEGVDAVGPPVLEDHHGPLPLDKTLFLGYAFLLTMATPSDKLVGHQKLSEGPTGSSEEEEEFLDMTPYDKHYIAQQLQAGAGYILEDFNETQCNAAYQCLLIADQHCRTRKYLLCLASGIPCVSHIWVHDSCHANELQNYRNYLLPAGYSLQEQKLVEWHPRENLFHDLKVLLVSDQQQSFLDLWSEILMTGGAASVKQHYSNAHNKDIALGVYDVVVTDLSCPAGVLKCAEALRLPVVSQEWVIQSLIAGERVGYKQHPKYKHDYVPH encoded by the exons AtggagcgcggcggcggcggcggcggcagcggcagcggcagcggcagcCAGCTGGACCCCGGCTTCTCGCAGCAGGACACACCCCGCCTCATCGTGGAGGACTCGCAGCCCCAGGGCGCGGGCGCGGAGGCGGACGCGGAGCAGGCCTGGCTCGGCGTGCTGGCCCGCCGGCTGCCGGCCCGGCGGAGCCCGAGCCCCGTGCTG GAGATCGTCTGCGATCCTATCGGCAGCCGGGCGCCcaggggcggcggggcggaCCGGGAGCGACCCGCAG AACCCATGGAGAGCCCGGCCCGCCTGGGCGCTGCTGACCCGCGGGGCTGCGTCGCGGAGGAGGCTCCATCGCCCGGCGGGGAGAGCAG TGTCCTTGGAAAGGCCGGGGAACGAGGTGAAGGTGATGTTGAGGACTGTGCTGCTTCGCCCTGTGCAGAAG ATACAGGCACGTCACAGCTGCAGTTTGGAGCTCTGGAGCTCTCACAGAGCCAGGACTTTGAGAGCAACTTTGTGCCTAATGAAGGAGATGCTAGGCATCAGCTTCACTCTGGAGCTGCAGTCCTTTCTTCCGGACTTGTGGAGAATGAGTCTAAAGATG AACTGCATAGGGACAGCATGGAAACTGTCTCCAGCACAGAAGCACATACTGCTTTGAAAAGCCAGACAGAGAAGTCTGAAAG AACTCTTCAGGAAGCAGAAGaggatatcaggaagaaaacGCCTCTCAGTGACCCCAGTAAAACTGAGAAATCCCTTAATTCTGGTCATGAGGAGTCAGATATTTTGTCAACTCAGGAAGAGATGTTTCCTGAGAATAATGCAGCAG GGAGTGGCTGTCCAATAACCGGGGTGGAAGAGGGAAGTTCTCTGGTGTGTACCCCTGCCCGCAGTCTGCAAGTCCTGCAGCTCTCTGGACAGGCAGTTCTTGTACAGGAGGGTCATTCCAT TTTCTCTTCTGGCCTAGTTATTCCGCCTCCTGTTGCTTTTGGACCCAGTGCTCTTGTCCCCAGCAGTCCTACTGAACAAGAGcaaggaaaag AAGGAAGAGAACTGAtgcaaaggcagagaggagatATGCTGGTGGAGATGACCAGCCCATGTATCCCTCCAAGACCGCTTGTCCAGCCACAGGCTTCAACTCCAGTGTCCCAGAGTGCACCAGCCTTCTTTCCTGAGTCCGGATCTGTGCCTGTACCATCACAACCAGAGTTTTCTCAT GATATCTTTGTTCCAACTCAGAGCCCAGAGAAGAAGcatgaaggagaagaaaaaactgcTGCTTTAACCCCTTTATGCTTACCAGGAGATCTCTCTGGACCCACAGGTGCTTTGTCAAAGATATCTACAGGTGACTCTGCATCAAAGCCTTCTGAGTCCTGTAAGCTGACGCTTTCTGCAAGTGGATGTAGCCAGCCCACGAATACAGACATCAGTTCAGGTTCTCTGAACACAGGCCAAGACAGTGAAACCGCACAGGTAGAGAGGATTTCTGAATGCAAGGCCTCAGACTTGAGACTCTGTTCCGTGgagaataacaaaataaaactgaaagtgaATGCAGGTGATCAAGCACTCtctgaaaactgtgaaaaaGCCAGAACGGAGGACGAATGGGCTGCAGGAGTGCCTATAGGGCAGTTTGTTAGTGCAGGTGTTGCAGGAGATGGGTCATTAGCCCCTGCAGCTCATCGGGAGATCGAGTGTGTTTCTGGAAATCAGGCTGCTGCAGATCAGTCTGGTCTGCCTGAGATTTTGTCAGATGCTCAGGGTAGAGAAGTACAGTCTGAGGTTTTTCCGTTGGAAGAGACTTATGAACCTGAGGCAGTTCCTGAGACGCAATGTGAAGAAcgagaagaaaaaatgcaagtaaAGGAGAAACAAGTGAATGAAGATGGGTCTCTTGTTAATATGACACTTTCTCAGAGGTTTATTCTTGAAAGGGAAGGACAGTGTCATGAAGATATGGAAGTGGAATTTGCTGATGATTcttgtaaaaagagaaaaaaattgtttgatCAGGCCCAGGACTTGGAAGAGGTTGGACCAGAaggtcagggaaaaaaatcttcgAAAGGTTGTACTTTTGACACTGGCGAGGCAAAGAACCTGGATAAGCTGTCCTCTAAGGCTGTTGCAGAAAACATACCAAAGCTCAATAAAGTTTTAGCTGAGCCTTCTGTAGGAGAGTTACTGGACCAACACAACAATTTGTGTCCTAAGATAAAGAGTGACGTTCAATCGGAAGTGGCGTTGTGTGCCAAAAAACATCCAGGCTGTTCAGAATTGGGACAGATAATGATAATAAGCAATCAGCCACCACTTCAAGAGAGAGGGATTGAAACACGGGTGGTTCAGCACGAGAATCAGGTGCCAAAGAGTAAGGAGGATACTGTTATGACGAGGAATCTGGAGCAAGAAGAGCAGATGCAGccagagaaggagaaaactgCTAAATCCCCCAGTCCTTCCAGTG GAACCACATTTCATCTTAATTTGCCGAAGGAGGGTGATATCATTCAGCCCTTAACCAGCATAACACCACCTCTTACTGGCCACCTTAAAATGGGACCCAGAAGACACAGCACACCAATTG tgGATGGTAGTTGCCCAGACAGCACTATAGTAACCAGTGATGTTACAGCAGAGAGCACAATGGGGACTGACAATGTCACTGTGGAAAGTGCAGTGGTATCAGCAGATGTGTCAGAAGTGTGTGAGAAGGGAGAGTTGGGTGCGGTTCCCGACTCGGATGCAAAACTTTCTCTGCGAATGAACCTTGTTACCCCTGTGAACGACGGGAGCGAGGAGTCCTTGCCATTCAGTTTGGAAA AGCCCACAGGCAGTGACAGGAAAGATGGATCCTCTGCTGCTGCTAGGACTGCTGCCAG CTCCCAGAAAGCATCATCTGTGTTTAGTCGTGTCTGTGAAGTTCGTCGGGAGGATGAGGCCCGAGGTCATGGTCTTTCCACCTCTCCATATAG GGGAAATCTATTCATGTTTCCTGGCACAGAAGAAGATGCTGAATTACATACAAATCCCCATGATTGGCAGTACCAGCAACACAAGGCAGATGACAGTGGTGGACAGATCCCAATTCCTCAGAGGACGCAGCAGGACTGCTGTCAACAGTCTCCTGGTGCAGAGGATGGAGAGTCTATGGAGACTGATATCATGAGCACTCAGGcagaagaagggagaagaatGCAGAGGAAACAAAGTAAGGCTGTTAAAACTGATCAAAGTCAAGAGAGGTGGCAAAACACCAAGAATAAAGGGATCCAGACTACAGCAGACTGTCTTTTTACCCTGACAACTGTTACAACTTCAACACAAACATCAGATGAAATCTGTAAACAGGTGGAAATGGGAACCAGTATGTCTGGGCAGAGGCCTGGGCGACGAGATGTGAATGTCCAAACTGACAAGAGTGGGGAAAAGCTTGTGAACGCCTCTGGAGACGACACAGACCCTTTGCACAGTCAG ggagaggaggagttTAACCTTCTTCACCTACCCAAGGGTCACGTTCACCATCGCCACGTGCGAACCATTCGAGAAGTGCGTACCGTCGTCACACGTGTTATAACAGATGTTTACTACATCAGTGGCGCAGAGGTGGAACGAAAAGTCGTTGAG GAAACTGCGGAGCCTGTAGTGGAGCGCCAGGAATGTGAGATTGATGCATCCTTCTCCTGTAGAACTGCAGTGGGCTTGTCACTGACCTCAGGGGATCTTGGTGATGTCAGTTCCTTCTCATCTAAGGCCTCAAGTCTCCACCAAACATCCAGTGGAGCAAGCAGTGGTCACTCtgccacacacagcagcagcagctcaggacgAGGAACTGGAACTGTCAAAGGGAAAGCATGTGGGACAGAAACTGGAGAATTTGCTTTACCCACTGGCAGAGGCATCTTAGGAAGATTAAG CCCTAGGAAAGGAGCTGGGCAGCCTGCATCTCCACTCAGAGTTAGCCAGATGGGAGCACTGCcttgtgaggaagaggaggactCTATGACTGGCAGTCGTCAGTGTGGCAGGGCACCTGTGACACCTCGTGGACGAGGAAGAAGAGGCCGCCCACCATCTCGAACCACAGGAACAAG agatTTAGCTGGACTGCCAGGTGTGGAGGATGTTTCAACTATGGCATCACCTGAGAAGAAATCACTTACGCATTCAGTTCGCCTGCCAGGTGGAGGGGAGAAATCTGACACTTCTGGCTTCTGTGCATTACGTCGAAGTGACTCTCCAGAAATCCCATTACAAGCGATGACTGGTCCTTTGGACTGTGCAGACTCATCCTCTGGGAGCAGCTTTGTGGGCCTCAGGGTTGTAGCAAAGTGGTCCTCAAATGGGTACTTTTATTCTGGGAGGATTACCCAAGATGTTGGGGCTGGAAAGTACAAGCTGCTCTTTGATGATGGACATGAATGTGATGTGCTAGGAAAAGATATTTTACTCTGTGATCCTATTCCACGGGAGACAGAGGTGACTGCACTCTCCGAGGATGAGTACTTCAGTGCAG GTGTAGTGAAGCAACACCGGGAGGTGTCCGGAGAGCTATACTACTGCATTGAAAAGGAAGGCCAGAGGAAGTGGTACAAACGAAGGGCTGTTATCCTGTCTCTGGAACAAGGAAATAAGCTCCGTGAGCAATTTGGGCTAGGTCCTTATGAACCAGTCACCCCTCTGACCAAAGCAGCTGACATCAGTCTTG ATAATCTggtggaggggaagaggaagagacGTAGTAACTTTGGTTCTCCcagcacttccagcagcagcacaactcCCACTCGTAAAGGGCAGGAGAGTCCACGCATCCCACCAGGCACACTGTCTGGGAAAAGGAAACTAGTTGCATCTGAAGATGAGCGATCCCCAGCTAAACGTGGCCGCAAGTCAGCAACAATAAAGCCTG gggCTGTGAGAGCTGGAGAGTTTGTAAGCACCTGTGAAGGTGTAGATGCTGTAGGTCCCCCAGTACTGGAGGACCATCACGGACCCTTGCCCCTCGATAAGACCCTCTTTTTGGGCTATGCCTTTCTTCTCACCATGGCAACACCAAGTGACAAATTGGTCGGTCACCAGAAGCTATCAGAGGGTCCCACAGGGAGTAGCGAGGAGGAAGAAG AATTTTTAGACATGACTCCATACGACAAACATTACATAGCACAACAGCTGCAAGCGGGAGCTGGCTATATCCTGGAAGACTTCAATGAAACCCAG TGCAATGCAGCATATCAGT
- the TP53BP1 gene encoding TP53-binding protein 1 isoform X3, translating into MERGGGGGGSGSGSGSQLDPGFSQQDTPRLIVEDSQPQGAGAEADAEQAWLGVLARRLPARRSPSPVLEIVCDPIGSRAPRGGGADRERPAEPMESPARLGAADPRGCVAEEAPSPGGESSVLGKAGERGEGDVEDCAASPCAEDTGTSQLQFGALELSQSQDFESNFVPNEGDARHQLHSGAAVLSSGLVENESKDELHRDSMETVSSTEAHTALKSQTEKSERTLQEAEEDIRKKTPLSDPSKTEKSLNSGHEESDILSTQEEMFPENNAAGSGCPITGVEEGSSLVCTPARSLQVLQLSGQAVLVQEGHSIFSSGLVIPPPVAFGPSALVPSSPTEQEQGKDEQMDISVPAEGRELMQRQRGDMLVEMTSPCIPPRPLVQPQASTPVSQSAPAFFPESGSVPVPSQPEFSHDIFVPTQSPEKKHEGEEKTAALTPLCLPGDLSGPTGALSKISTGDSASKPSESCKLTLSASGCSQPTNTDISSGSLNTGQDSETAQVERISECKASDLRLCSVENNKIKLKVNAGDQALSENCEKARTEDEWAAGVPIGQFVSAGVAGDGSLAPAAHREIECVSGNQAAADQSGLPEILSDAQGREVQSEVFPLEETYEPEAVPETQCEEREEKMQVKEKQVNEDGSLVNMTLSQRFILEREGQCHEDMEVEFADDSCKKRKKLFDQAQDLEEVGPEGQGKKSSKGCTFDTGEAKNLDKLSSKAVAENIPKLNKVLAEPSVGELLDQHNNLCPKIKSDVQSEVALCAKKHPGCSELGQIMIISNQPPLQERGIETRVVQHENQVPKSKEDTVMTRNLEQEEQMQPEKEKTAKSPSPSSGTTFHLNLPKEGDIIQPLTSITPPLTGHLKMGPRRHSTPIVDGSCPDSTIVTSDVTAESTMGTDNVTVESAVVSADVSEVCEKGELGAVPDSDAKLSLRMNLVTPVNDGSEESLPFSLEKPTGSDRKDGSSAAARTAASSQKASSVFSRVCEVRREDEARGHGLSTSPYRGNLFMFPGTEEDAELHTNPHDWQYQQHKADDSGGQIPIPQRTQQDCCQQSPGAEDGESMETDIMSTQAEEGRRMQRKQSKAVKTDQSQERWQNTKNKGIQTTADCLFTLTTVTTSTQTSDEICKQVEMGTSMSGQRPGRRDVNVQTDKSGEKLVNASGDDTDPLHSQGEEEFNLLHLPKGHVHHRHVRTIREVRTVVTRVITDVYYISGAEVERKVVEETAEPVVERQECEIDASFSCRTAVGLSLTSGDLGDVSSFSSKASSLHQTSSGASSGHSATHSSSSSGRGTGTVKGKACGTETGEFALPTGRGILGRLSPRKGAGQPASPLRVSQMGALPCEEEEDSMTGSRQCGRAPVTPRGRGRRGRPPSRTTGTRDLAGLPGVEDVSTMASPEKKSLTHSVRLPGGGEKSDTSGFCALRRSDSPEIPLQAMTGPLDCADSSSGSSFVGLRVVAKWSSNGYFYSGRITQDVGAGKYKLLFDDGHECDVLGKDILLCDPIPRETEVTALSEDEYFSAGVVKQHREVSGELYYCIEKEGQRKWYKRRAVILSLEQGNKLREQFGLGPYEPVTPLTKAADISLDNLVEGKRKRRSNFGSPSTSSSSTTPTRKGQESPRIPPGTLSGKRKLVASEDERSPAKRGRKSATIKPGAVRAGEFVSTCEGVDAVGPPVLEDHHGPLPLDKTLFLGYAFLLTMATPSDKLVGHQKLSEGPTGSSEEEEEFLDMTPYDKHYIAQQLQAGAGYILEDFNETQCNAAYQCLLIADQHCRTRKYLLCLASGIPCVSHIWVHDSCHANELQNYRNYLLPAGYSLQEQKLVEWHPRENLFHDLKVLLVSDQQQSFLDLWSEILMTGGAASVKQHYSNAHNKVTI; encoded by the exons AtggagcgcggcggcggcggcggcggcagcggcagcggcagcggcagcCAGCTGGACCCCGGCTTCTCGCAGCAGGACACACCCCGCCTCATCGTGGAGGACTCGCAGCCCCAGGGCGCGGGCGCGGAGGCGGACGCGGAGCAGGCCTGGCTCGGCGTGCTGGCCCGCCGGCTGCCGGCCCGGCGGAGCCCGAGCCCCGTGCTG GAGATCGTCTGCGATCCTATCGGCAGCCGGGCGCCcaggggcggcggggcggaCCGGGAGCGACCCGCAG AACCCATGGAGAGCCCGGCCCGCCTGGGCGCTGCTGACCCGCGGGGCTGCGTCGCGGAGGAGGCTCCATCGCCCGGCGGGGAGAGCAG TGTCCTTGGAAAGGCCGGGGAACGAGGTGAAGGTGATGTTGAGGACTGTGCTGCTTCGCCCTGTGCAGAAG ATACAGGCACGTCACAGCTGCAGTTTGGAGCTCTGGAGCTCTCACAGAGCCAGGACTTTGAGAGCAACTTTGTGCCTAATGAAGGAGATGCTAGGCATCAGCTTCACTCTGGAGCTGCAGTCCTTTCTTCCGGACTTGTGGAGAATGAGTCTAAAGATG AACTGCATAGGGACAGCATGGAAACTGTCTCCAGCACAGAAGCACATACTGCTTTGAAAAGCCAGACAGAGAAGTCTGAAAG AACTCTTCAGGAAGCAGAAGaggatatcaggaagaaaacGCCTCTCAGTGACCCCAGTAAAACTGAGAAATCCCTTAATTCTGGTCATGAGGAGTCAGATATTTTGTCAACTCAGGAAGAGATGTTTCCTGAGAATAATGCAGCAG GGAGTGGCTGTCCAATAACCGGGGTGGAAGAGGGAAGTTCTCTGGTGTGTACCCCTGCCCGCAGTCTGCAAGTCCTGCAGCTCTCTGGACAGGCAGTTCTTGTACAGGAGGGTCATTCCAT TTTCTCTTCTGGCCTAGTTATTCCGCCTCCTGTTGCTTTTGGACCCAGTGCTCTTGTCCCCAGCAGTCCTACTGAACAAGAGcaaggaaaag ATGAACAGATGGATATATCTGTCCCTGCAGAAGGAAGAGAACTGAtgcaaaggcagagaggagatATGCTGGTGGAGATGACCAGCCCATGTATCCCTCCAAGACCGCTTGTCCAGCCACAGGCTTCAACTCCAGTGTCCCAGAGTGCACCAGCCTTCTTTCCTGAGTCCGGATCTGTGCCTGTACCATCACAACCAGAGTTTTCTCAT GATATCTTTGTTCCAACTCAGAGCCCAGAGAAGAAGcatgaaggagaagaaaaaactgcTGCTTTAACCCCTTTATGCTTACCAGGAGATCTCTCTGGACCCACAGGTGCTTTGTCAAAGATATCTACAGGTGACTCTGCATCAAAGCCTTCTGAGTCCTGTAAGCTGACGCTTTCTGCAAGTGGATGTAGCCAGCCCACGAATACAGACATCAGTTCAGGTTCTCTGAACACAGGCCAAGACAGTGAAACCGCACAGGTAGAGAGGATTTCTGAATGCAAGGCCTCAGACTTGAGACTCTGTTCCGTGgagaataacaaaataaaactgaaagtgaATGCAGGTGATCAAGCACTCtctgaaaactgtgaaaaaGCCAGAACGGAGGACGAATGGGCTGCAGGAGTGCCTATAGGGCAGTTTGTTAGTGCAGGTGTTGCAGGAGATGGGTCATTAGCCCCTGCAGCTCATCGGGAGATCGAGTGTGTTTCTGGAAATCAGGCTGCTGCAGATCAGTCTGGTCTGCCTGAGATTTTGTCAGATGCTCAGGGTAGAGAAGTACAGTCTGAGGTTTTTCCGTTGGAAGAGACTTATGAACCTGAGGCAGTTCCTGAGACGCAATGTGAAGAAcgagaagaaaaaatgcaagtaaAGGAGAAACAAGTGAATGAAGATGGGTCTCTTGTTAATATGACACTTTCTCAGAGGTTTATTCTTGAAAGGGAAGGACAGTGTCATGAAGATATGGAAGTGGAATTTGCTGATGATTcttgtaaaaagagaaaaaaattgtttgatCAGGCCCAGGACTTGGAAGAGGTTGGACCAGAaggtcagggaaaaaaatcttcgAAAGGTTGTACTTTTGACACTGGCGAGGCAAAGAACCTGGATAAGCTGTCCTCTAAGGCTGTTGCAGAAAACATACCAAAGCTCAATAAAGTTTTAGCTGAGCCTTCTGTAGGAGAGTTACTGGACCAACACAACAATTTGTGTCCTAAGATAAAGAGTGACGTTCAATCGGAAGTGGCGTTGTGTGCCAAAAAACATCCAGGCTGTTCAGAATTGGGACAGATAATGATAATAAGCAATCAGCCACCACTTCAAGAGAGAGGGATTGAAACACGGGTGGTTCAGCACGAGAATCAGGTGCCAAAGAGTAAGGAGGATACTGTTATGACGAGGAATCTGGAGCAAGAAGAGCAGATGCAGccagagaaggagaaaactgCTAAATCCCCCAGTCCTTCCAGTG GAACCACATTTCATCTTAATTTGCCGAAGGAGGGTGATATCATTCAGCCCTTAACCAGCATAACACCACCTCTTACTGGCCACCTTAAAATGGGACCCAGAAGACACAGCACACCAATTG tgGATGGTAGTTGCCCAGACAGCACTATAGTAACCAGTGATGTTACAGCAGAGAGCACAATGGGGACTGACAATGTCACTGTGGAAAGTGCAGTGGTATCAGCAGATGTGTCAGAAGTGTGTGAGAAGGGAGAGTTGGGTGCGGTTCCCGACTCGGATGCAAAACTTTCTCTGCGAATGAACCTTGTTACCCCTGTGAACGACGGGAGCGAGGAGTCCTTGCCATTCAGTTTGGAAA AGCCCACAGGCAGTGACAGGAAAGATGGATCCTCTGCTGCTGCTAGGACTGCTGCCAG CTCCCAGAAAGCATCATCTGTGTTTAGTCGTGTCTGTGAAGTTCGTCGGGAGGATGAGGCCCGAGGTCATGGTCTTTCCACCTCTCCATATAG GGGAAATCTATTCATGTTTCCTGGCACAGAAGAAGATGCTGAATTACATACAAATCCCCATGATTGGCAGTACCAGCAACACAAGGCAGATGACAGTGGTGGACAGATCCCAATTCCTCAGAGGACGCAGCAGGACTGCTGTCAACAGTCTCCTGGTGCAGAGGATGGAGAGTCTATGGAGACTGATATCATGAGCACTCAGGcagaagaagggagaagaatGCAGAGGAAACAAAGTAAGGCTGTTAAAACTGATCAAAGTCAAGAGAGGTGGCAAAACACCAAGAATAAAGGGATCCAGACTACAGCAGACTGTCTTTTTACCCTGACAACTGTTACAACTTCAACACAAACATCAGATGAAATCTGTAAACAGGTGGAAATGGGAACCAGTATGTCTGGGCAGAGGCCTGGGCGACGAGATGTGAATGTCCAAACTGACAAGAGTGGGGAAAAGCTTGTGAACGCCTCTGGAGACGACACAGACCCTTTGCACAGTCAG ggagaggaggagttTAACCTTCTTCACCTACCCAAGGGTCACGTTCACCATCGCCACGTGCGAACCATTCGAGAAGTGCGTACCGTCGTCACACGTGTTATAACAGATGTTTACTACATCAGTGGCGCAGAGGTGGAACGAAAAGTCGTTGAG GAAACTGCGGAGCCTGTAGTGGAGCGCCAGGAATGTGAGATTGATGCATCCTTCTCCTGTAGAACTGCAGTGGGCTTGTCACTGACCTCAGGGGATCTTGGTGATGTCAGTTCCTTCTCATCTAAGGCCTCAAGTCTCCACCAAACATCCAGTGGAGCAAGCAGTGGTCACTCtgccacacacagcagcagcagctcaggacgAGGAACTGGAACTGTCAAAGGGAAAGCATGTGGGACAGAAACTGGAGAATTTGCTTTACCCACTGGCAGAGGCATCTTAGGAAGATTAAG CCCTAGGAAAGGAGCTGGGCAGCCTGCATCTCCACTCAGAGTTAGCCAGATGGGAGCACTGCcttgtgaggaagaggaggactCTATGACTGGCAGTCGTCAGTGTGGCAGGGCACCTGTGACACCTCGTGGACGAGGAAGAAGAGGCCGCCCACCATCTCGAACCACAGGAACAAG agatTTAGCTGGACTGCCAGGTGTGGAGGATGTTTCAACTATGGCATCACCTGAGAAGAAATCACTTACGCATTCAGTTCGCCTGCCAGGTGGAGGGGAGAAATCTGACACTTCTGGCTTCTGTGCATTACGTCGAAGTGACTCTCCAGAAATCCCATTACAAGCGATGACTGGTCCTTTGGACTGTGCAGACTCATCCTCTGGGAGCAGCTTTGTGGGCCTCAGGGTTGTAGCAAAGTGGTCCTCAAATGGGTACTTTTATTCTGGGAGGATTACCCAAGATGTTGGGGCTGGAAAGTACAAGCTGCTCTTTGATGATGGACATGAATGTGATGTGCTAGGAAAAGATATTTTACTCTGTGATCCTATTCCACGGGAGACAGAGGTGACTGCACTCTCCGAGGATGAGTACTTCAGTGCAG GTGTAGTGAAGCAACACCGGGAGGTGTCCGGAGAGCTATACTACTGCATTGAAAAGGAAGGCCAGAGGAAGTGGTACAAACGAAGGGCTGTTATCCTGTCTCTGGAACAAGGAAATAAGCTCCGTGAGCAATTTGGGCTAGGTCCTTATGAACCAGTCACCCCTCTGACCAAAGCAGCTGACATCAGTCTTG ATAATCTggtggaggggaagaggaagagacGTAGTAACTTTGGTTCTCCcagcacttccagcagcagcacaactcCCACTCGTAAAGGGCAGGAGAGTCCACGCATCCCACCAGGCACACTGTCTGGGAAAAGGAAACTAGTTGCATCTGAAGATGAGCGATCCCCAGCTAAACGTGGCCGCAAGTCAGCAACAATAAAGCCTG gggCTGTGAGAGCTGGAGAGTTTGTAAGCACCTGTGAAGGTGTAGATGCTGTAGGTCCCCCAGTACTGGAGGACCATCACGGACCCTTGCCCCTCGATAAGACCCTCTTTTTGGGCTATGCCTTTCTTCTCACCATGGCAACACCAAGTGACAAATTGGTCGGTCACCAGAAGCTATCAGAGGGTCCCACAGGGAGTAGCGAGGAGGAAGAAG AATTTTTAGACATGACTCCATACGACAAACATTACATAGCACAACAGCTGCAAGCGGGAGCTGGCTATATCCTGGAAGACTTCAATGAAACCCAG TGCAATGCAGCATATCAGT